A stretch of Ignavibacteria bacterium DNA encodes these proteins:
- a CDS encoding biopolymer transporter ExbD codes for MSKIKKKRVGFVLDMTPLVDITFLLLTFFMFTAKFKSESENQNKVEIKRPQTQSDTAKLADKDLVMIKIGVDSVVKDTAFYVSMINEQDIIALRAAMREAKFPDVDEKTTVYKIKDTVWLGTVVEKCRIVNPRASFAVDADRRLRYRWVEMAMNEMRKKRATTFNFVTEKKTGL; via the coding sequence ATGTCGAAGATCAAGAAGAAGCGCGTTGGCTTTGTGTTGGACATGACGCCGTTGGTGGACATCACGTTCCTCCTTCTGACGTTCTTCATGTTCACAGCAAAGTTCAAGAGCGAATCAGAAAATCAGAATAAGGTCGAGATCAAACGACCACAGACGCAGTCCGATACAGCCAAGCTTGCCGACAAGGATCTTGTGATGATCAAGATCGGTGTTGATTCGGTTGTGAAGGACACAGCGTTCTACGTGTCGATGATCAACGAGCAGGATATCATCGCTCTCCGTGCTGCTATGCGCGAAGCGAAGTTCCCGGATGTTGACGAGAAGACCACGGTGTATAAGATCAAGGACACCGTCTGGCTAGGCACTGTTGTTGAGAAGTGCCGTATCGTGAACCCGAGAGCATCCTTTGCTGTAGATGCAGATCGCCGCCTCCGGTATCGGTGGGTGGAGATGGCTATGAACGAGATGCGCAAAAAACGCGCTACCACGTTCAACTTCGTCACGGAGAAGAAGACGGGATTGTGA
- a CDS encoding biopolymer transporter ExbD: MAGGGELGGGQKQRRGKQGKRKAKKRLGFRLDMTPLVDITFLLLTFFMLTTSMITPQTMEMNVPPELDVPIEVKQSELLTIRVREDGKMFYNMGMDAPEKITIKGLKKVVVDQNVTLKNRCIVVLKGSGEAPYGQVVQILDELNAAEPDIIEGLKRIGINERKRKFTVSPYEAKDAEELKGL, encoded by the coding sequence ATGGCAGGTGGTGGTGAATTAGGCGGCGGACAAAAACAACGACGCGGCAAACAGGGCAAGCGGAAGGCAAAGAAACGTCTCGGGTTTCGTCTCGATATGACGCCACTCGTGGATATCACGTTCTTGCTTCTCACGTTCTTCATGCTCACAACGTCGATGATCACGCCGCAAACGATGGAAATGAACGTTCCACCGGAATTGGACGTCCCAATCGAGGTGAAACAATCCGAGCTTCTTACCATCCGCGTCCGCGAGGATGGCAAGATGTTCTATAACATGGGTATGGATGCCCCGGAGAAGATCACGATCAAGGGGCTTAAAAAGGTTGTTGTGGACCAAAACGTGACGCTGAAGAACCGCTGTATCGTGGTTCTAAAAGGTTCAGGCGAAGCCCCCTACGGTCAAGTTGTTCAGATCCTCGACGAGCTGAATGCCGCCGAGCCGGACATCATCGAAGGTCTTAAACGCATCGGTATCAACGAACGCAAGCGCAAGTTCACGGTTTCACCGTATGAGGCGAAGGACGCCGAGGAGCTGAAGGGACTATGA
- a CDS encoding energy transducer TonB — translation MSTTATLQQPLEALRYGATELKRVIEANTKRAFLVTLALLLLITLYVFAAPLIENWLFPPPNVVKVKLARVSLDNLPPPQSQNEDVPPPPPPTAAPAGPAARAGTPVAVPDAELAPDAKDFANTDEINRASAVGGSGEDNGGFADNIGEGVQIAAREPEPDIEDFVSVEKEPSYDEGSLARRVKYPEMARRNGIEGIVLVGALIGKDGRIENIKVIESDNEILDEAAVKAVRETSFTPAQQNGQAVRVWARVPIRFTLR, via the coding sequence ATGAGCACCACAGCAACACTCCAACAGCCGCTAGAGGCACTCCGTTACGGTGCTACCGAACTTAAGCGCGTTATTGAAGCGAACACGAAGCGTGCATTCTTGGTGACGCTTGCGCTTTTACTCTTGATCACTCTCTATGTGTTTGCAGCGCCACTGATCGAAAACTGGCTTTTCCCACCACCGAACGTGGTGAAGGTGAAACTGGCCCGTGTATCCTTAGATAATCTGCCGCCTCCACAATCGCAGAACGAAGACGTACCGCCTCCACCTCCGCCAACAGCCGCTCCTGCCGGTCCGGCTGCACGTGCAGGTACTCCGGTTGCTGTACCTGATGCAGAACTGGCTCCGGATGCAAAGGACTTTGCCAATACCGATGAGATCAACCGTGCTTCAGCCGTTGGCGGAAGCGGGGAGGATAATGGCGGATTTGCAGACAACATCGGCGAAGGTGTTCAGATCGCTGCTCGCGAACCGGAACCCGACATTGAGGACTTTGTCTCGGTGGAAAAGGAACCGTCGTACGACGAAGGCAGCTTGGCGCGACGTGTGAAGTATCCGGAAATGGCACGACGAAACGGCATCGAAGGAATCGTTCTTGTAGGTGCCCTCATTGGCAAGGATGGCCGTATCGAGAATATCAAGGTTATTGAGTCTGACAACGAGATCCTAGACGAAGCCGCTGTGAAAGCTGTTCGCGAGACATCGTTCACTCCAGCGCAGCAAAACGGTCAAGCCGTTCGTGTGTGGGCTCGCGTGCCTATCCGATTCACTCTGCGGTAA
- a CDS encoding substrate-binding domain-containing protein — translation MKSNIHTSVVLSAILAIGLVSCSDTAQKEASQTETALAGTISVSVDPEIIGILGSAKGLYDKAHPNASVTLVGANVHSTMDRMLNHQERIAIIARDYTPSEDSAIANDPGDTLPRTLLGRDALVFFVAKDFPYDTMNSDHIRQWLGGESGVKVSYPKLASDPTFIISGDASGSIYGNIVNVVLGKKKLPSRQRIASVPDHDSVVRAVQSVRGSIGVGYMSQVLRDTSVKPLRLSYTNADGSHEWPKPVHLSYLIMGKYPFPVPIWVYLRDLPNQYNLPSGFMQYMTRNGDALKTLFAAGIEPAYAKFSLTMPEE, via the coding sequence ATGAAGAGTAACATCCATACATCAGTAGTTCTGTCAGCGATACTTGCCATTGGTCTGGTATCATGTTCAGACACGGCTCAAAAAGAAGCATCTCAGACGGAAACTGCGCTGGCGGGGACGATATCCGTTTCCGTTGATCCGGAGATCATCGGGATTCTTGGATCAGCAAAGGGTTTGTATGACAAGGCTCATCCAAACGCCTCCGTGACTCTTGTGGGTGCTAATGTTCATTCAACGATGGACAGAATGCTCAATCATCAGGAGCGCATTGCGATCATCGCACGCGACTATACTCCGTCGGAAGACAGTGCCATTGCGAATGATCCCGGTGATACACTCCCAAGAACTCTACTCGGCAGGGACGCCTTGGTGTTCTTTGTTGCAAAGGACTTTCCATACGACACGATGAACTCCGATCATATCCGGCAGTGGCTTGGAGGAGAGAGCGGAGTAAAGGTGTCTTACCCGAAACTTGCGTCAGATCCCACATTCATCATCTCCGGTGATGCATCAGGGTCCATCTACGGCAACATTGTGAACGTTGTTCTCGGAAAGAAGAAGTTGCCGTCTCGCCAACGAATCGCATCCGTGCCCGATCATGACAGTGTTGTTCGTGCCGTTCAATCTGTGCGTGGTTCCATCGGCGTCGGGTATATGTCGCAGGTTCTTCGTGATACGTCGGTTAAGCCCCTTCGATTGAGTTATACAAATGCCGACGGATCACATGAATGGCCTAAGCCCGTGCATCTGTCCTACCTCATCATGGGGAAATATCCATTCCCGGTTCCGATCTGGGTATACCTGCGTGATCTTCCGAATCAATACAATCTTCCATCCGGCTTCATGCAGTACATGACGCGGAATGGTGATGCTCTCAAAACTCTCTTTGCGGCCGGTATCGAACCAGCGTACGCAAAGTTCTCCCTTACAATGCCAGAAGAATGA
- a CDS encoding tetratricopeptide repeat protein: MRTLLIAILVLGYAAVASANDFNTAKKAAEEGNWVQAADHIRKAIDKNPQDMPTVALAAKIYLELDIHDTALTYARRVYEDDDDEKENVLLYSQALTETSQAPAASPILRKYLRKKDDVDVTLALVNALVAADSMKAAELVATTARDKHSKSPAAYLALGNIYFNSKPIPVFELAVQNYDKALELDPNQVTAHFNLAICFWRMGNRETDNDLANEYFSRSLREWDQVTKLDPKNARAWYEEGKILYLAGKYSAATTALKTYRELRPLGTGEIMASWYLGESLFKQNMCDSAKQHLEDAASRIDSLKPKVSLMMAKCNFMAKQWKASVEYYKAALPIKARWDNVDYWYFGVAAVVAGDTAMAINVMAEAADRDPKQCTFMFRYAVLMQGRYMYARSNEIFRKRLANCSDSLDAKIHVFIGNNFYADSLVDSAVASYERSLGVNPKYMYATLRLGETLLAKGDVVRGPELLNTVIENGKTSTSADDKRYAVGAIIRLNGQDIGDKKWQAIVDRSKIGTELDPKSVGSWIYLGFGYQGLQDVENAKKAYREVLKLDPNNETAKKNLKALGA; this comes from the coding sequence ATGCGTACGCTTCTCATTGCGATCCTCGTACTCGGCTATGCCGCAGTTGCCAGTGCTAATGACTTCAATACAGCCAAAAAGGCTGCAGAAGAGGGCAATTGGGTACAGGCCGCCGATCATATTCGGAAGGCGATCGACAAGAACCCACAGGATATGCCAACAGTGGCACTTGCTGCAAAGATCTATTTGGAACTCGACATCCATGACACGGCGCTGACCTATGCTCGCCGTGTGTATGAAGACGATGATGATGAGAAGGAAAATGTGCTTCTATATTCACAGGCACTCACCGAGACATCGCAAGCACCCGCCGCAAGTCCGATCCTACGAAAGTACCTTCGGAAGAAGGATGATGTGGACGTTACGCTTGCTCTTGTGAATGCCCTTGTTGCCGCAGATTCCATGAAGGCTGCAGAACTTGTGGCCACTACGGCCCGAGACAAACATTCAAAGAGTCCGGCTGCATACTTGGCACTTGGGAACATCTACTTCAACTCCAAGCCAATTCCTGTCTTTGAACTTGCGGTCCAGAATTACGACAAGGCACTTGAACTAGATCCGAATCAGGTAACCGCACACTTCAACCTTGCCATCTGTTTCTGGCGCATGGGCAATCGGGAAACAGACAATGATCTGGCCAACGAGTATTTCTCTCGTTCACTTCGCGAATGGGATCAGGTAACAAAACTTGATCCTAAGAATGCTCGTGCTTGGTATGAAGAGGGGAAGATCCTCTATTTGGCAGGCAAGTATTCTGCGGCTACAACAGCACTCAAGACCTATCGTGAGTTACGTCCACTCGGAACGGGTGAGATCATGGCCTCGTGGTACCTCGGCGAGTCTCTCTTCAAACAGAATATGTGCGATTCAGCGAAGCAACATCTTGAAGATGCCGCATCCAGGATCGATTCTCTCAAGCCAAAGGTGTCTTTGATGATGGCCAAATGCAACTTCATGGCCAAGCAGTGGAAGGCATCTGTAGAATATTACAAGGCTGCACTTCCGATCAAGGCGAGATGGGATAATGTTGACTACTGGTACTTTGGTGTGGCTGCAGTTGTAGCAGGCGATACGGCAATGGCGATCAATGTGATGGCCGAAGCAGCTGACAGGGACCCAAAGCAATGTACCTTCATGTTCCGTTATGCTGTGCTGATGCAGGGCCGGTACATGTATGCCCGTTCGAACGAGATCTTCCGTAAGCGTCTGGCAAATTGCTCCGACTCGCTTGATGCGAAGATCCATGTCTTCATCGGCAATAACTTCTATGCCGATAGCCTCGTGGATAGCGCAGTTGCCTCCTACGAGCGCTCCTTGGGTGTGAACCCGAAGTACATGTATGCCACGCTCCGACTCGGTGAGACTCTCCTGGCCAAGGGTGATGTTGTAAGGGGGCCGGAGCTCCTCAATACCGTGATCGAGAATGGAAAGACCAGCACAAGTGCGGATGATAAACGGTACGCCGTTGGAGCTATCATTCGACTCAATGGTCAGGATATCGGCGACAAGAAGTGGCAGGCCATCGTGGATCGCAGTAAGATCGGTACCGAACTCGATCCCAAGAGTGTTGGCTCCTGGATCTACCTCGGGTTTGGCTATCAGGGTCTGCAGGACGTGGAAAATGCCAAAAAGGCCTACCGCGAGGTCCTTAAGCTTGATCCGAACAACGAAACCGCGAAAAAGAACCTCAAGGCGCTTGGTGCTTGA
- a CDS encoding DUF177 domain-containing protein — protein MITINIVGLRDGNHPFSIETDVSQIPGLASEFVGTIHTEGVLRKASSRYTLDADVSGTARLVCDRSLEEFEEPIAAVIDLDFVVDHDLAATQRGRISELDDEEARGIREEDKVIDLTEDVRQVLTVAIPFRRVAPAYRDKELEEIHPAIKEREADGTAHTEVVDERWAALAKLKRP, from the coding sequence ATGATCACCATCAATATCGTGGGCCTTCGGGATGGGAACCATCCCTTCTCAATCGAGACGGATGTATCGCAGATCCCGGGGCTTGCCTCGGAATTCGTCGGTACGATCCACACAGAAGGTGTCCTCCGGAAGGCGAGCAGCAGGTATACACTTGATGCAGACGTGTCCGGAACCGCTCGTTTGGTCTGTGACAGGTCGCTCGAAGAGTTTGAAGAGCCGATCGCAGCTGTGATCGATCTCGACTTCGTAGTTGATCATGATCTGGCCGCAACGCAGCGTGGACGAATCAGTGAACTTGATGATGAAGAGGCACGGGGGATACGAGAAGAAGACAAGGTGATCGATCTAACAGAAGATGTACGTCAGGTACTTACTGTAGCGATCCCTTTTCGACGTGTAGCTCCCGCGTATCGAGACAAAGAACTTGAAGAGATCCATCCCGCGATCAAGGAACGTGAGGCCGACGGAACGGCTCACACCGAAGTAGTGGACGAACGATGGGCAGCACTCGCAAAATTGAAACGACCGTAA
- the rpmF gene encoding 50S ribosomal protein L32: protein MPNPKRRHSKSRGAKRRTHYKATAPSVMTCPNCSAAKQPHIVCPSCGYYNGRKILSVD, encoded by the coding sequence ATGCCGAATCCAAAGCGACGTCATTCCAAGTCCCGCGGTGCCAAGCGCCGTACGCACTACAAGGCCACTGCGCCTTCTGTAATGACATGCCCTAACTGCAGCGCAGCCAAGCAGCCACACATCGTTTGCCCTTCATGTGGGTACTACAACGGTCGCAAGATCCTCTCTGTCGACTAA
- the plsX gene encoding phosphate acyltransferase PlsX — translation MGGDHAPGNEVQGAILALKDLGPNVELILVGREGDLAPLLSKHQGSASIRIVHAPDVVGMGDEPSSIIKTRRESSLYVGLELMRSGQADAFVSAGNTGGVMATATMLCGRIPGVSRPTIGSFFPTKTGRPTLLLDVGANVDSKPKFLSDYAVMGSVYTELMIGIERPTVGLLNVGEEEGKGTEVAREAYGLLQTNGVNFAGNVEGRDILAGTVDIVVCDGFEGNIVLKFAESILGFLKDRFRAYADRGIVQKLLIGAFRPVLKSALRDMDYQEYGGVPLLGINGVAIIGHGSSSPLALSNMIKRAVEMVRKDVNGTIQKALANAASSSKEPV, via the coding sequence ATGGGCGGAGACCATGCACCCGGAAATGAAGTGCAAGGGGCTATCCTTGCGTTAAAAGACCTTGGTCCGAACGTTGAACTCATTCTCGTTGGACGAGAAGGCGACCTTGCGCCGTTGCTCAGTAAACATCAAGGGTCTGCGTCGATCAGGATCGTGCATGCCCCTGACGTTGTGGGCATGGGAGACGAGCCTTCGTCGATCATCAAGACCCGTCGAGAGTCTTCCCTTTATGTTGGCCTTGAACTCATGCGATCGGGTCAGGCAGACGCATTCGTCTCCGCCGGAAACACGGGCGGCGTGATGGCCACGGCCACGATGCTCTGCGGTCGTATTCCCGGTGTGAGCCGTCCAACCATCGGATCATTCTTCCCGACCAAGACCGGTCGCCCTACGTTGCTGCTCGATGTTGGAGCCAATGTAGACAGTAAACCCAAGTTCCTCTCTGATTACGCCGTGATGGGCAGCGTCTATACCGAACTCATGATCGGCATTGAACGTCCAACCGTTGGACTGCTCAATGTTGGAGAAGAAGAAGGAAAGGGAACCGAGGTAGCTCGCGAAGCCTACGGCCTACTCCAGACCAACGGAGTGAATTTCGCCGGAAATGTTGAAGGCAGAGACATCCTTGCCGGGACCGTCGATATCGTTGTCTGCGATGGATTTGAGGGTAACATCGTCCTCAAATTTGCTGAAAGCATCCTCGGCTTCCTCAAGGACAGATTCCGTGCGTATGCAGACCGCGGGATCGTGCAGAAACTCCTGATCGGTGCCTTCAGACCTGTCCTTAAGAGCGCTTTACGCGACATGGACTACCAAGAATATGGTGGTGTGCCCCTTCTCGGAATCAATGGTGTAGCGATCATTGGTCACGGCAGCAGCTCGCCCCTTGCTCTCTCAAACATGATCAAACGAGCCGTTGAAATGGTCCGCAAGGACGTGAACGGTACGATACAAAAAGCACTCGCTAATGCGGCGAGTTCATCCAAGGAACCTGTATGA
- a CDS encoding ketoacyl-ACP synthase III encodes MNAVITAVAHNVPADVYDNVWFESKIDTTDEWITTRTGIRERHFAFEGGLTDILLPAAQRVLEQRGLTPLDIDLIIVATITGDRVFPSSAAILQRKLGATNAWGFDLAGACSGFLYALVTGAKMVESGAVKRCLVLGGDKMSSILNFEDRTTCVLFGDGGGAVLLEDGTDDTYGVIDHVLRMDGKGEDFLHQPAGGSLKPPTVESVQNREHYVYQEGQTVFKSAVKGMADVSYEIMQRNNLTADDIAWLVPHQANLRIIDATAKRMGLPHDKVMINIDRFGNTTAGTIPICLSELHMTKKVKKGDYLVLSSFGAGYTWGSVLIRWSIDT; translated from the coding sequence ATGAATGCGGTGATCACTGCCGTGGCACATAACGTGCCTGCGGACGTCTATGACAACGTGTGGTTTGAAAGCAAGATCGATACCACGGATGAATGGATCACGACAAGAACAGGTATTCGTGAGCGACACTTTGCCTTTGAGGGCGGGCTCACGGACATTCTTCTGCCGGCAGCTCAGCGAGTGCTTGAGCAACGCGGCCTCACACCATTGGATATCGATCTCATCATCGTAGCAACCATTACGGGTGATCGAGTCTTTCCGTCGAGTGCCGCCATCCTGCAACGCAAACTCGGTGCAACAAATGCCTGGGGCTTCGACCTAGCCGGCGCTTGCAGTGGTTTTCTCTATGCTCTGGTTACAGGAGCAAAGATGGTTGAGTCGGGCGCAGTGAAACGTTGTCTGGTCCTTGGCGGTGATAAGATGAGCTCCATCCTCAACTTCGAAGACCGTACAACGTGTGTGCTCTTCGGTGACGGTGGCGGTGCAGTTCTGCTTGAAGACGGAACAGACGATACCTATGGCGTTATCGATCATGTTCTTCGCATGGACGGTAAGGGAGAGGACTTCCTTCACCAACCAGCTGGAGGGTCTCTCAAGCCCCCTACAGTTGAAAGCGTTCAGAACCGCGAACACTATGTCTATCAAGAAGGTCAGACCGTGTTCAAGAGTGCGGTGAAGGGGATGGCTGATGTCTCCTATGAGATCATGCAGCGCAACAACCTCACAGCCGATGATATCGCTTGGCTCGTTCCGCATCAAGCCAATCTTCGGATCATCGATGCAACCGCCAAACGAATGGGGCTTCCGCACGACAAGGTGATGATCAATATCGACCGGTTCGGAAATACCACGGCCGGTACCATCCCGATCTGTTTGTCAGAATTGCACATGACAAAGAAGGTGAAGAAGGGCGACTATCTCGTTCTCTCGTCCTTTGGCGCCGGCTATACCTGGGGTAGCGTGCTCATTCGTTGGTCCATCGATACCTAA
- the fabD gene encoding ACP S-malonyltransferase gives MKTALLFSGQGSQYVGMAKDLAETYPLAKGLVDRANEILAYDLSAIMFDGPEETLRQTRYTQPALFLHEALLLNVTQARASMSAVAGHSLGEYSALYAAGVVSFEDALQLVQLRATLMYEAGDRIPGTMAAVVGLEDDVVRALCAELNTGNGNVIVPANFNSPGQIVVSGSAEHVRASMPIFKERGAKLVKELQVSGAFHSPLLAEAESGLAEKIRSTQFNDANVPVYVNVSGSAVTAADELKDAAIRQLTSPVLWTLTMQTMWKDGITSYREIGPGKVLQGLVKRTLPEATIDGIDTAADVQRVNEQGV, from the coding sequence ATGAAGACAGCACTTCTCTTTTCGGGTCAAGGCTCACAGTACGTTGGGATGGCAAAGGATCTTGCCGAAACATACCCTCTTGCTAAGGGGCTGGTGGATCGTGCAAATGAGATCCTTGCGTATGATCTGAGTGCCATCATGTTCGATGGTCCGGAAGAGACCCTTCGTCAAACGCGCTATACACAGCCCGCTCTGTTCCTTCATGAGGCTTTGCTTCTGAATGTTACCCAGGCGCGGGCATCCATGAGTGCCGTTGCCGGTCATTCACTCGGCGAATATTCAGCGCTCTATGCAGCTGGAGTTGTTTCGTTCGAAGATGCACTGCAACTGGTTCAGCTCCGCGCAACATTGATGTACGAAGCGGGTGACCGCATTCCCGGAACGATGGCTGCTGTTGTTGGACTCGAGGACGATGTTGTACGAGCCCTTTGCGCAGAACTCAATACCGGCAATGGCAACGTGATCGTCCCTGCGAACTTTAACTCTCCAGGGCAGATCGTTGTTAGCGGATCTGCAGAACACGTACGCGCCTCTATGCCGATCTTCAAGGAGCGGGGTGCCAAGTTGGTGAAGGAACTTCAAGTCAGTGGTGCGTTCCATTCACCTCTTCTAGCAGAGGCAGAATCCGGCCTAGCTGAGAAGATCCGTTCAACCCAGTTCAACGACGCAAACGTACCGGTCTATGTTAACGTTTCGGGTAGTGCCGTTACTGCCGCGGATGAACTGAAAGATGCCGCCATTCGTCAACTCACGTCGCCAGTGCTTTGGACCCTAACGATGCAGACGATGTGGAAGGATGGGATCACTTCGTATCGAGAGATCGGTCCGGGCAAGGTCCTGCAAGGATTGGTCAAACGAACACTGCCGGAAGCAACGATCGACGGAATTGATACAGCAGCAGATGTCCAACGCGTGAATGAACAGGGAGTATGA
- the fabG gene encoding 3-oxoacyl-[acyl-carrier-protein] reductase produces MKTFDHSGKVIAVTGGSRGIGEAIVRRLCAEGAHVFATYNSAPERAEAVASEIRAAGGTVTFLQVNVSDEDSVKGFIEAVVTQGGRIDALVNNAGITKDGLIMRMSGKDWQDVIDTNLTGVFYACKAAARPMMSQRTGRIVNIGSIVGLQGNAGQVNYSSAKAGLVGLTRSLARELASRNVFVNCVAPGFVETDMTEKLTDEQKASFFGNIPMKRAAGPDEIASVVSFFIAPESSYITGQVLNVDGGLAM; encoded by the coding sequence ATGAAGACCTTTGACCACTCAGGCAAGGTGATCGCTGTCACCGGAGGATCCCGCGGGATCGGTGAGGCGATCGTTCGCAGGCTCTGCGCCGAAGGTGCTCATGTATTCGCCACCTATAACTCTGCGCCGGAACGGGCAGAAGCTGTTGCCTCCGAGATCCGTGCGGCAGGGGGTACGGTGACCTTCCTCCAGGTGAACGTCAGCGACGAAGACTCCGTCAAGGGATTCATCGAAGCCGTTGTCACACAAGGGGGTCGAATCGATGCCCTTGTCAACAACGCCGGGATCACAAAGGACGGACTCATCATGCGCATGAGCGGCAAGGACTGGCAAGATGTGATCGATACGAACCTCACAGGCGTGTTTTATGCGTGTAAGGCAGCTGCCCGACCGATGATGTCCCAGCGGACGGGGCGGATCGTGAATATCGGCAGTATCGTTGGCTTGCAGGGAAATGCCGGACAGGTCAATTACAGCAGCGCCAAGGCTGGGTTAGTAGGCCTCACAAGAAGCCTCGCCCGTGAACTCGCTAGTCGTAACGTTTTCGTAAATTGCGTAGCTCCGGGTTTTGTAGAAACTGACATGACGGAAAAGCTTACGGATGAGCAGAAGGCATCGTTCTTCGGCAATATTCCAATGAAGCGCGCCGCCGGTCCGGATGAGATAGCAAGTGTTGTCTCATTCTTCATCGCTCCTGAGTCTTCGTATATCACCGGACAGGTTCTCAACGTGGACGGTGGTCTGGCGATGTGA
- a CDS encoding acyl carrier protein: MSAVAQKVTEIIVSKLGVEESQVTPAASFTSDLGADSLDTVELIMEFERAFNLTIDDADAEKIQTVGDAVSYIESKAS; encoded by the coding sequence ATGTCAGCAGTGGCACAAAAAGTGACGGAGATCATCGTCTCCAAGCTCGGTGTTGAAGAATCACAAGTAACGCCGGCAGCATCGTTCACAAGCGATCTTGGCGCTGATTCTCTCGATACCGTTGAGCTCATCATGGAATTCGAACGTGCCTTCAACCTCACGATCGATGACGCCGACGCAGAGAAGATCCAGACCGTTGGCGACGCTGTGTCGTACATCGAGTCGAAGGCCTCTTAA
- the fabF gene encoding beta-ketoacyl-ACP synthase II translates to MSRSIPRVVITGVGAVTPIGNTATEFWAGMMEGRSGAAPITRFDASEFDTRFAAEVKNYDPLLVISRKEVQRMDLFAQFAMSAAVMAVENSGIDFEKTDRNRIGVVFGSGIGGMWTYHHQQQNLYERGGKPDRISPFFVPMLISDIAAGHIAIRYGLKGPNYGTVSACATSSHSIGDALMLMQRGMADVMLAGGSEAVICPMGIGGFNAMKALSTRNDDPATASRPFDKDRDGFVMGEGGAILVLETLEHAMNRGATILAELSGIGFTDDAYHITQPAAGGEGAVRSMKLAIEDAGLVPEDIDYINAHGTSTPFNDKSESAAIATVFGDHVKTMSVSSTKSMTGHLLGAAGAVEAIATTLAIVNGIAPPTINQITPDPDCTLDYVANAPKKREIRAALSNTFGFGGHNATLCFKAFSE, encoded by the coding sequence ATGTCGAGATCAATACCTCGCGTCGTCATCACCGGCGTTGGTGCCGTTACGCCCATTGGCAATACGGCAACTGAATTCTGGGCCGGCATGATGGAGGGTCGCAGTGGTGCGGCTCCTATCACGCGTTTTGATGCGTCGGAGTTCGACACACGTTTTGCCGCCGAGGTCAAGAATTACGACCCACTATTGGTGATATCGCGCAAAGAGGTTCAGAGAATGGACCTCTTCGCGCAGTTCGCCATGTCGGCTGCTGTAATGGCCGTTGAGAATTCCGGCATCGATTTTGAAAAAACGGATCGCAACCGCATCGGCGTGGTCTTTGGATCAGGCATCGGCGGGATGTGGACGTACCATCATCAGCAACAGAACCTGTACGAGCGTGGCGGTAAGCCGGATCGTATCAGCCCCTTCTTTGTACCAATGCTGATCTCGGACATTGCAGCCGGACACATCGCCATTCGATATGGTCTTAAGGGACCGAACTACGGCACGGTGTCTGCTTGTGCAACCTCGTCACACAGTATCGGCGATGCCCTCATGCTCATGCAGCGTGGTATGGCTGATGTGATGTTGGCAGGGGGCTCAGAGGCAGTGATCTGTCCGATGGGTATCGGCGGATTCAATGCGATGAAGGCACTGTCTACCCGTAATGATGATCCCGCAACAGCAAGCCGTCCGTTCGACAAAGACCGCGACGGATTTGTCATGGGTGAAGGAGGAGCGATCCTTGTCCTTGAAACTCTTGAACACGCCATGAACCGCGGTGCAACGATCCTTGCCGAACTCTCCGGTATCGGATTCACAGATGACGCCTATCACATCACGCAGCCGGCAGCCGGTGGTGAAGGTGCTGTGCGCTCGATGAAGCTTGCCATTGAAGACGCTGGTCTGGTTCCTGAGGATATCGACTACATCAATGCACACGGGACATCTACACCGTTCAACGATAAGTCAGAATCGGCAGCCATCGCAACGGTCTTTGGCGACCATGTCAAGACGATGTCGGTGAGCTCAACCAAGTCCATGACTGGTCACCTCCTCGGTGCAGCTGGTGCGGTTGAAGCCATCGCAACAACGTTGGCCATCGTCAATGGCATCGCCCCTCCTACGATCAATCAGATCACACCTGATCCGGACTGCACACTGGATTATGTGGCTAATGCTCCAAAGAAGCGTGAGATCCGCGCTGCTTTGAGCAACACGTTCGGCTTTGGTGGACACAATGCTACACTGTGCTTCAAAGCGTTCTCTGAGTAA